A region from the Corallococcus caeni genome encodes:
- a CDS encoding carboxypeptidase regulatory-like domain-containing protein, which produces MRRALGALALALGLTGAGCAFLEDEPPPPQLVCRSDAECAAGQVCFVDGCGNPGGDIVVEVQPLPKAGLLAQDFPVDRLRPEQNLELFSPVRLRGEVSRGAAATADGGTAPVPYRAPVHLLATGESRLIPGVARRYETTLTPDDGAWALPVGSGDYTVTLTPLDTALPPLSRTASVDPATGGTVTFDLPTASRVVTLAGTLVLQGSRKVAADMEVQALDELLRPLSQRARVARDTGAFQLALSVEDASRDTVLLRATPVSAGDLMPWKTFVVEPSRIPSSPLELGDPGAAVRVEGRVLETDGQTPMAGARVALQGRVAGGGTFQGQPVLTDAQGRYQLLSLPAAEDSTLTLVVVPPPGSPSRLTLQPVAVAQVDTALPDVTCPARRGVVGSVKNPEGTGPASGVRIVVEPVGALTGWPQPPVGFESPLTTNSEGRFELALDPGEYRLDFLPGENLPRVSRFVTVPAGADDTAPLELAAFTLSRGRSLSGRITLPPDPAVAPDGVAANASVRFFRVVTVAGRPDSILLAQTVSDSTGRYSTVLPTR; this is translated from the coding sequence GTGAGGCGCGCGCTCGGGGCCCTGGCGCTGGCGCTCGGGCTGACCGGGGCCGGGTGCGCGTTCCTGGAGGACGAACCGCCACCGCCCCAGCTGGTGTGCCGCTCCGACGCGGAGTGCGCCGCGGGCCAGGTGTGCTTCGTGGACGGCTGCGGCAACCCCGGCGGCGACATCGTCGTGGAGGTGCAGCCCCTGCCCAAGGCGGGCCTGCTCGCGCAGGACTTCCCGGTGGACCGGCTGCGGCCGGAGCAGAACCTGGAGCTGTTCAGCCCCGTGCGCCTGCGCGGCGAGGTGTCGCGAGGCGCCGCCGCCACGGCGGATGGCGGCACGGCCCCCGTCCCCTACCGCGCCCCCGTCCACCTGCTCGCCACGGGGGAGAGCCGCCTCATCCCGGGCGTCGCGCGGCGCTACGAGACGACACTCACCCCGGACGACGGCGCATGGGCGCTGCCCGTGGGCAGCGGCGACTACACGGTGACGCTCACGCCGCTGGACACCGCGCTGCCGCCGCTGTCGCGCACCGCCTCCGTGGACCCCGCCACGGGCGGCACGGTGACGTTCGACCTGCCCACCGCCTCGCGCGTCGTGACGCTCGCGGGGACGCTGGTGCTCCAGGGCTCGCGGAAGGTGGCCGCGGACATGGAGGTGCAGGCGCTGGATGAGTTGCTGCGCCCGCTGTCCCAGCGCGCCCGCGTGGCCCGCGACACGGGCGCGTTCCAGCTGGCGCTCAGCGTGGAGGACGCCTCGCGCGACACGGTGCTCCTGCGCGCGACCCCCGTGAGCGCCGGGGACCTGATGCCCTGGAAGACCTTCGTGGTGGAGCCGTCCCGCATCCCCTCCTCCCCGCTGGAGCTGGGGGACCCCGGAGCGGCCGTGCGCGTGGAGGGCCGCGTACTGGAGACGGACGGACAGACCCCCATGGCCGGCGCGCGCGTGGCGCTCCAGGGCCGCGTGGCCGGCGGCGGCACGTTCCAGGGCCAGCCGGTGCTGACGGACGCCCAGGGGCGCTATCAGCTCCTGTCGCTGCCCGCCGCCGAGGACTCCACGCTCACGCTCGTCGTGGTCCCCCCGCCGGGCTCGCCCTCGCGCCTGACGCTCCAGCCGGTGGCGGTGGCGCAGGTGGACACGGCGCTGCCGGACGTGACGTGCCCGGCGCGCAGGGGCGTCGTCGGCAGCGTGAAGAACCCGGAGGGCACGGGCCCCGCGTCGGGCGTGCGCATCGTGGTGGAGCCGGTGGGCGCCCTCACCGGCTGGCCGCAGCCGCCCGTGGGCTTCGAGTCCCCCCTCACCACCAACAGCGAGGGCCGCTTCGAGCTGGCCCTGGACCCGGGCGAGTACCGGCTGGACTTCCTGCCCGGGGAGAACCTGCCGCGCGTCAGCCGCTTCGTCACCGTGCCGGCGGGCGCCGACGACACGGCGCCGCTGGAGCTGGCGGCGTTCACCCTGTCGCGGGGCCGTTCGTTGAGCGGCCGCATCACCCTGCCCCCGGACCCAGCGGTGGCGCCGGACGGCGTCGCGGCGAACGCGTCCGTGCGCTTCTTCCGCGTGGTGACGGTGGCGGGACGGCCGGACTCCATCCTGCTGGCGCAGACGGTGTCCGACAGCACGGGGCGCTACTCCACCGTGCTGCCCACGCGCTGA
- a CDS encoding sigma 54-interacting transcriptional regulator: MASLTVRTPDGKVRTVSLLKRITSLGRGSDNDVPLEDAGVPASALHVTFDGTRYEVGSLGATFHVNGKRRDNHALSTGDVVKVGGTELTFSREDAPREPIRREVPEREVTLPSAATASSDSHTAELPGVVGRELVLLKRLTAFSERLFGSYDVDRILESLLDEAIEVTRADKGFLILMESGEPRVKAARNVARENIEDAVEKLSDSIISKVVKDQKAIIVADALDAPEFKASESVVNLKVHSVMCVPVMHKGDLFGVLYVGNDRLVNRFEPKSLDMLTVFAAQASLLLQNALLVNDLKLDNTELRRKLEDQRYGDIVGSCQGMRDVYKRLDKIAPTDISVLITGETGTGKELIAREIHRRSPRTKGPFITVNCGAIPENLLESELFGHAKGAFTGAVATRPGKFQAAIGGTLFLDEIGEMPLQLQVKLLRALQDKVVYKVGENRGEPVDIRVVAATNKILEEEVKRNTFREDLYYRLNVVTVKLPPLRERGEDVIVLGRFFLQKYAREFNSKARGFTPAAAVSMKKYGWPGNIRELENRLKKAVVLADKPLLGADDLDLKPENLEPIMPLLQAKEEFQKRYINEVLARNNGNRTKTAKDLGVDPRTIFRHLEKLEAEKTGGPLPPDETEELL, encoded by the coding sequence ATGGCCAGCCTCACCGTCCGCACCCCCGATGGAAAGGTCCGCACGGTCTCCCTGCTCAAGCGCATCACCAGCCTGGGGCGGGGATCCGACAACGACGTGCCCCTGGAGGACGCCGGCGTTCCCGCCAGCGCCCTGCACGTCACCTTCGACGGCACCCGCTACGAAGTGGGCAGCCTGGGCGCCACCTTCCACGTCAACGGCAAGCGCCGCGACAACCACGCGCTGTCCACCGGCGACGTGGTCAAGGTCGGCGGCACCGAGCTGACCTTCTCCCGCGAGGACGCCCCCCGCGAACCCATCCGCCGCGAGGTGCCGGAGCGCGAGGTGACGCTCCCCTCCGCCGCCACGGCCTCGTCGGATTCGCACACCGCGGAGCTGCCCGGCGTGGTGGGCCGGGAGCTGGTGCTGCTCAAGCGGCTCACCGCGTTCAGCGAGCGGCTCTTCGGCAGCTACGACGTGGACCGCATCCTGGAGAGCCTGCTGGACGAGGCCATCGAGGTGACTCGCGCCGACAAGGGCTTCCTCATCCTGATGGAGAGCGGCGAGCCGCGCGTGAAGGCCGCGCGCAACGTGGCCCGGGAGAACATCGAGGACGCGGTGGAGAAGCTGTCCGACTCCATCATCTCCAAGGTGGTGAAGGACCAGAAGGCCATCATCGTCGCGGACGCGCTGGACGCGCCGGAGTTCAAGGCCAGCGAGTCCGTGGTGAACCTCAAGGTCCACTCCGTCATGTGCGTGCCCGTCATGCACAAGGGCGACCTGTTCGGCGTGCTCTACGTGGGCAACGACCGGCTGGTGAACCGCTTCGAGCCCAAGAGCCTGGACATGCTCACCGTGTTCGCGGCGCAGGCGTCCCTGCTCTTGCAGAACGCGCTGCTGGTGAACGACCTCAAGCTGGACAACACGGAGCTGCGCCGCAAGCTGGAGGACCAGCGCTACGGCGACATCGTGGGCTCGTGCCAGGGCATGCGGGACGTGTACAAGCGCCTGGACAAGATCGCCCCCACGGACATCTCCGTGCTGATCACGGGTGAGACGGGCACGGGCAAGGAGCTGATTGCCCGGGAGATCCACCGCCGCTCGCCGCGCACCAAGGGCCCGTTCATCACGGTGAACTGCGGCGCCATCCCGGAGAACCTGCTGGAGAGCGAGCTGTTCGGCCACGCCAAGGGCGCCTTCACCGGCGCGGTGGCCACGCGGCCCGGCAAGTTCCAGGCGGCCATCGGCGGCACGCTGTTCCTGGACGAGATCGGCGAGATGCCGCTCCAGCTCCAAGTGAAGCTCCTGCGCGCACTCCAGGACAAGGTCGTCTACAAGGTCGGCGAGAACCGCGGCGAGCCGGTGGACATCCGCGTGGTGGCCGCGACGAACAAGATCCTGGAAGAGGAGGTGAAGCGGAACACCTTCCGCGAGGACCTCTACTACCGCCTCAACGTCGTCACCGTGAAGCTGCCGCCCCTGCGCGAGCGCGGCGAGGACGTCATCGTCCTGGGCCGCTTCTTCCTCCAGAAGTACGCGCGCGAGTTCAACTCCAAGGCGCGCGGCTTCACGCCCGCGGCCGCCGTGTCCATGAAGAAGTACGGCTGGCCGGGCAACATCCGCGAGCTGGAGAACCGCCTGAAGAAGGCGGTGGTGCTGGCGGACAAGCCGCTGCTCGGCGCGGACGACCTGGACCTCAAGCCGGAGAACCTGGAGCCCATCATGCCGTTGCTCCAGGCGAAGGAGGAGTTCCAGAAGCGCTACATCAACGAGGTGCTCGCCCGGAACAACGGCAACCGCACCAAGACGGCCAAGGACCTGGGCGTCGACCCGCGCACCATCTTCCGCCACCTGGAGAAGCTGGAGGCGGAGAAGACGGGCGGCCCCCTTCCCCCGGACGAGACCGAGGAACTGCTATAG
- a CDS encoding tetratricopeptide repeat protein, which translates to MPPSEQPKTDVEKELSELRREVIESRNLVIKTDNLLKNLHAEVKAVGKRHEDFQKRQWLSSAVAYALFAVLAVGGAVLVNGARSSSNTNERERLEKQVADLSGQLEKQRADTTAHLTSQRAAGEVYKMMTTLPGDERLKGIDALVKLDTSKLSSLERQALNDRAAILRRETGDAALERGKIAFRKNEMPAVVENLSRFLAMNPQEADALDASFFLGTAYNQLRQHDKAVPLLARFVEGDKKSKTRDYAMLLLAQSYQETGAFDKAADTVRDALATYPATQYLSQFRGRLSSAKRAASGGTDAAALPAAAPAGAPQATPAVQTAPAGQ; encoded by the coding sequence ATGCCCCCCTCTGAACAGCCGAAGACTGACGTCGAGAAGGAACTCTCCGAGCTCCGCCGCGAGGTCATCGAGTCGCGCAACCTCGTCATCAAGACGGACAACCTGCTGAAGAACCTCCACGCGGAGGTGAAGGCGGTTGGCAAGCGTCACGAGGACTTCCAGAAGCGGCAGTGGCTCTCCTCGGCGGTGGCCTACGCGCTCTTCGCGGTGCTGGCGGTCGGTGGCGCGGTCCTGGTGAACGGCGCGCGCAGCTCCAGCAACACCAACGAGCGCGAGCGGCTGGAGAAGCAGGTGGCGGACCTCTCCGGGCAGCTGGAGAAGCAGCGCGCGGACACCACCGCGCACCTGACGTCCCAGCGCGCCGCGGGTGAGGTCTACAAGATGATGACCACGCTGCCGGGTGACGAGCGCCTCAAGGGCATCGACGCGCTGGTGAAGCTGGACACGTCGAAGCTGTCCTCGCTGGAGCGCCAGGCCCTCAACGACCGCGCCGCCATCCTGCGCCGCGAGACGGGCGACGCCGCCCTGGAGCGCGGGAAGATCGCCTTCCGCAAGAACGAGATGCCCGCCGTGGTGGAGAACCTGTCGCGCTTCCTGGCCATGAACCCGCAGGAGGCCGACGCGCTGGACGCGTCCTTCTTCCTGGGCACCGCCTACAACCAGCTGCGTCAGCACGACAAGGCCGTGCCGCTGCTGGCCCGCTTCGTGGAAGGCGACAAGAAGTCCAAGACGCGCGACTACGCCATGCTGCTGCTCGCCCAGTCGTACCAGGAGACGGGCGCGTTCGATAAGGCGGCGGACACGGTGCGCGACGCGCTGGCCACGTACCCGGCCACCCAGTACCTGTCGCAGTTCCGCGGCCGCCTGAGCTCCGCGAAGCGCGCCGCCTCCGGTGGCACCGACGCCGCCGCGCTGCCCGCCGCCGCGCCGGCTGGCGCGCCGCAGGCCACCCCGGCCGTGCAGACGGCCCCCGCGGGCCAGTAG
- a CDS encoding tetratricopeptide repeat protein, giving the protein MSRGPLLLVTLLLALLGPASARAQVPNGADPEVAALRSSFEYGKYAEVLERAGQRIDRGDLPEEDLVELHKLAGLSAFNLNKTDEAERHLRAVLRLDPDFSLDPFVVPPPAVAYFEDLKNQMAGEREFLRQEQRLRLEREKAEQERREQERVALETQRRRAEELARQVTVRTVEKRNFLVNFVPFGAGQFQQGRNSMGIVFAATEGALAITSIIAFFAYDSLFEERFVNIDNVLDEDGRASIPVRYIPTDRARQADTWQLLKLASATGFYTVYTLGVVDAVYHHEDQVVTSTTVESRPEPKPSPTVSQAAPPRVRLYSTHGGLGAGFSLTF; this is encoded by the coding sequence ATGAGCCGCGGCCCGCTGCTTCTCGTCACCCTCCTCCTGGCCCTGCTCGGCCCCGCGTCCGCGCGCGCCCAGGTGCCCAACGGCGCGGATCCGGAGGTCGCGGCCCTGCGCTCGTCCTTCGAATACGGCAAGTACGCCGAGGTGCTGGAGCGCGCCGGCCAGCGCATCGACCGCGGCGACCTGCCCGAAGAGGACCTGGTGGAGCTGCACAAGCTCGCGGGCCTGTCCGCCTTCAACCTCAACAAGACCGACGAGGCCGAGCGCCACCTGCGCGCCGTGCTCCGGCTGGACCCCGACTTCAGCCTGGACCCCTTCGTCGTCCCGCCCCCGGCCGTCGCCTACTTCGAGGACCTGAAGAACCAGATGGCCGGCGAGCGCGAGTTCCTCCGCCAGGAACAGCGCCTGCGCCTGGAGCGAGAGAAGGCCGAACAGGAGCGCCGTGAACAGGAGCGCGTCGCCCTGGAGACGCAGCGCCGCCGCGCGGAGGAGCTGGCCCGCCAGGTCACCGTGCGCACCGTGGAGAAGCGCAACTTCCTGGTCAACTTCGTCCCCTTCGGCGCCGGCCAGTTCCAGCAGGGCCGCAACAGCATGGGCATCGTCTTCGCCGCCACCGAAGGCGCCCTGGCCATCACCAGCATCATCGCGTTCTTCGCGTACGACTCGCTCTTCGAGGAGCGGTTCGTGAACATCGACAACGTGCTGGACGAGGACGGCCGCGCGTCCATCCCGGTGCGCTACATCCCCACGGACCGCGCGCGGCAGGCGGACACCTGGCAGCTGCTCAAGCTCGCCTCCGCCACCGGCTTCTACACCGTCTACACCCTGGGCGTGGTGGACGCCGTCTACCACCACGAGGACCAGGTGGTGACGAGCACCACCGTGGAGTCCCGCCCCGAACCGAAGCCCTCTCCCACCGTCTCCCAGGCCGCGCCGCCGCGCGTGCGGCTGTACTCCACCCATGGTGGGCTGGGCGCCGGCTTCTCCCTCACGTTCTAG